In Macadamia integrifolia cultivar HAES 741 chromosome 12, SCU_Mint_v3, whole genome shotgun sequence, the following are encoded in one genomic region:
- the LOC122094775 gene encoding protein FAR-RED IMPAIRED RESPONSE 1-like, whose amino-acid sequence METIKCNAAEIDLTDDSGIRPKSIFDYISKQAGGTENLGPTRQDQKNYLRTKRQCDLSYGEASSLLMYFEKQTRINASCTYTLQLDGEEKITNTFWVDPKMLIDYTHFGDVISFDTTFCTNKEYRPYSVFVGFNHHRGISIFGAALLYDETSESFKWLFEAFPEAHGQKKPLTVFTDQDSTIGNAISEVFPDTWHVFKHFERVVNDKCYNELKAEFDARNKISRNIFPMSPVMRQALEVYTPIIFEQIQDEHLWISTCYIKYRDKSVTDRKYIVAIVDKEGDFNVTCNPSGPTIACSCRRFETFGILYCHALKILDDNNIKFIPATYVLRRWTRGTRNMIVDQTNESRIEEDVNLDCTQCYRLLCPILVMIASEALNSIEGYALVNTVAKDLLAQLQNIVVDAPLHVSLIS is encoded by the exons ATGGAAACTATTAAATGCAATGCGGCTGAGATTGATTTGACCGATGACTCTGGAATAAGACCTAAGTCCATATTCGACTATATAAGCAAGCAGGCAGGTGGAACAGAAAACCTTGGGCCCACTAGACAAGATCAGAAGAATTATCTCCGAACAAAACGCCAATGTGACTTATCTTATGGTGAGGCTAGTAGTTTGTTGATGTACTTTGAAAAACAAACAAGGATAAATGCTTCTTGTACATACACTTTGCAATTGGATGGCGAAGAGAAGATAACAAATACATTCTGGGTTGACCCAAAGATGTTAATAGACTATACCCATTTTGGTGATGTTATTAGCTTTGATACGACATTTTGCACTAACAAAGAATATAGGCCATATAGTGTATTTGTCGGATTTAATCACCACAGAGGTATAAGCATTTTTGGGGCTGCCTTGTTATATGATGAGACTTCGGAATCTTTTAAATGGTTATTTGAGGCTTTCCCGGAAGCCCATGGGCAAAAGAAACCATTAACTGTTTTTACAGATCAAGATTCTACAATAGGAAATGCGATATCTGAAGTGTTTCCTGATACATGGCATG TTTTTAAGCATTTCGAGAGGGTGGTGAACGATAAGTGTTATAATGAGTTGAAGGCAGAGTTTGATGCAAggaataaaatttcaagaaatatCTTTCCCATGTCACCCGTTATGAGGCAAGCATTAGAAGTTTACACTCCTATAATATTTGAACAAATTCAAGACGAGCATTTATGGATTTCTACTTGTTACATTAAATATCGGGATAAGAGTGTAACAGATCGTAAGTACATAGTTGCTATTGTTGATAAAGAAGGGGATTTCAATGTTACGTGTAACCCTTCTGGCCCTACTATTGCTTGTAGTTGTAGAAGGTTTGAGACATTTGGCATTCTATATTGTCATGCTTTGAAAATCTTAGATGACAACAATATTAAGTTCATTCCTGCAACTTATGTGCTGAGGAGATGGACAAGGGGAACAAGGAACATGATAGTGGATCAGACTAACGAAAGTCGAATTGAAGAAGATGTTAACTTGGATTGTACACAATGTTATAGGCTTCTTTGCCCTATACTAGTGATGATAGCCTCAGAAGCATTGAATTCGATTGAGGGATATGCATTGGTTAACACAGTTGCTAAAGATTTGCTTGCACAACTTCAAAACATTGTAGTCGATGCCCCCCTACATGTGTCTCTAATATCTTAA